From the Colletotrichum lupini chromosome 1, complete sequence genome, the window GAGTTCATGGCCTTTTTACAATCCTTGACCAATCCTGAGATTGACAAGGACAACGAGAGCAATGAGAACAAGGACGTGGAGGAAACGAAGCCCGAAACGAAGGTCACAACGACACCGTTGATTGAGTTCctcaaggagaagaaggccaaCAAGCAGAAAGAGGCTGCCGCCGCTAAGAGCGCTAAGCAGGCTCGGCAGGACTCCAGCACCAAGGGCAAGTCGTCGGCATCGACCGCGGAGGATTCAAAGAAAGGCAAGAAGGACTCTAAGGGAGACAAATCGGCCGATAAACCCAAAGAGACGGTCAAAATCCTCACCAAAAAGGCTACTGCGGACGCTGTTAAGGCCGCAGAAGCTGTCGCCAACCAGATCACGCaggcctcctcttcctcgtctcaGGATCAGCCCAAGAGTAGGCGAGCTGGTATTGCGGCTGCTGCCCGCATCTTGCAGCGAGACCTTGGTATCAGCCCCGGAAGCGCTCATAGGAGGGCACGACTCGATGCTGCCAAAGCTGAGGCCGATTCCAAGGGAACCTCATCAAAGGAACCAGCGCAACCCGTGGTCGAAGCCCCAGCAGCCGCACCGCCACCTGTTACAGCTCCGGCCCCAGCATCCTCAGCTGCTTCACAAACATCCGAGAGAAACGCCACGCCCACGGCACCTAAGTCAGGCCGTTCTAGAAGAGGCGGCGGTGGAAAGAACGCAAGTGCCAACGAAGCAAAGGGCAAGTCAACCGAGGCGAGCGGCTCTTCTAGCGCTCCAGCACCTGCCAAAGCCCCGGTCACCTTGCTCAAGAAGAAGGACGAGGAGAAGAATAAGGAAAGGGCTGCCAAGGTCGACAAGGAAGCATCGAGTTTGAATTCGCAGCCAGCTGCCGCGCCAGCAAGTGCCAAGTCCAACGCCCCTACCGGTCCTAAGGCATCAGGCAAGGGCAGCAACGCGAAGAAGAGCACTGCGGCCGTTACCGCTGGTGTGACCCGTGGTTTCGTCAAGCACGCAAACCCATCGCAGGGCGTAACCGAGGCACTCCTCAAGCAAGCCATGGAGGCCTTTGGCACCGTCACTTTTGTGGAAATCGATAAGCGTAAGGGCTTTGCCTATGTCGACTTCTCCGATCACGATGGCCTCGTAAAGGCAGTCGCTGCGAGCCCCATACAGGTTGCCCAGGGCACAGTTCAAGTTCTCGAGcgcaaggagaagaagcctGCCGCCTCTAACTCGAATTCGAACGCCAATAACTCCAACAGCAGCAACGCAGCCAATACCGCAGCAGCAAGCTCTAGCTCTGCTCCACCATCGACGACCAATGCATCTAACAGCAACGCCACGCCTTCCGAGAAGCCGGAGCACCATAAGCGGACCAGGCGTGGTCGTGGTGGTGGTAAGGCCGCGGCGGCTGGTGCGTCGGGCAGCAACAGCGGCAACAAGGATGCGGCGCGCGAGTCCGGCGCCCCTGCTGCAGGCACGGGATGATCCAAGGGAGGGGAACGCAAGGCAAAGAATTTTTTGCATTCGTTTTGAAAAGTGATTGTACCTCGCATGGTCGATTACCACGTGCGAAAGAAGAGCGCGGCATGCGGGTTCGCAGGCACGCGAAGGGTCAGCAAGTATAGGCAATGGGTGGATGTTATTGCGTACCTGCGCA encodes:
- a CDS encoding smg-4/UPF3 family protein, which encodes MATSGAQGASRKTNGVLSVSGQQATTDAPKSNKSRSPVEGDKVVIRRLPPGTTEQELWNNLGDEWKAGNGLVSWHNFEAGKISHDPAKPSRPGRVYLHVLKRESLNTLSNLIQAKSWEDAKMTSNSASLVGPPVLEFAIYNKVPSSKKRTDPRQGTIDQDPEFMAFLQSLTNPEIDKDNESNENKDVEETKPETKVTTTPLIEFLKEKKANKQKEAAAAKSAKQARQDSSTKGKSSASTAEDSKKGKKDSKGDKSADKPKETVKILTKKATADAVKAAEAVANQITQASSSSSQDQPKSRRAGIAAAARILQRDLGISPGSAHRRARLDAAKAEADSKGTSSKEPAQPVVEAPAAAPPPVTAPAPASSAASQTSERNATPTAPKSGRSRRGGGGKNASANEAKGKSTEASGSSSAPAPAKAPVTLLKKKDEEKNKERAAKVDKEASSLNSQPAAAPASAKSNAPTGPKASGKGSNAKKSTAAVTAGVTRGFVKHANPSQGVTEALLKQAMEAFGTVTFVEIDKRKGFAYVDFSDHDGLVKAVAASPIQVAQGTVQVLERKEKKPAASNSNSNANNSNSSNAANTAAASSSSAPPSTTNASNSNATPSEKPEHHKRTRRGRGGGKAAAAGASGSNSGNKDAARESGAPAAGTG